The Lactobacillus acidophilus DNA segment TGTAAACGGATATGTTGATCGTTGAGCTTTTTAACTGCTTTAAGTAACAATTCTTGCCCTTTCACTTTTTCTGTACGAGCTACGTTAATTACATTAAAGTAAGTATGCTCATATTTAGCAGGGATTTCACTATCATTGTGGAAAAAGATCCCATTATAAATCACATGTACTTTATTTTTATCTAGTTGTGTTTGATTAACTAACAGATTGGCAAAACGCTTAGTGACTGCAAATATACAGTCCGCTTTTTTTAATGCACGTAAATTAAACTTAGTGAAAACTTTGCCTAAAAAGCCGCGTCCTTCAAAATCAAGATATGGGTTAGAGTGCACAGTAACGCACCATACAGCTGAGATTCTCTTATGAATTAAAGAAAGAAAAAGATTAGCTCGGGCACCATGTGTATGCACTATGTCATAATGTCCATCATTAATAAATTTGATCAACTTTTTTAAACTTGCCAAATTGTAGCGACTCTTTGCTCCAAGTACATAAGTATTAATTCCATGTTCTCTTGCTGCAGCAGCCACTGGACCATCAGCCAAAGTTAATAAATCAAAATCTTTATTTTCTCTTTTAGCCTCAGTAAGCAAATTTACAATATGCGATAACCCGCCACCATTTTCAAGACCAGCATTTAC contains these protein-coding regions:
- a CDS encoding glycosyltransferase family 4 protein — protein: MKVLHVNAGLENGGGLSHIVNLLTEAKRENKDFDLLTLADGPVAAAAREHGINTYVLGAKSRYNLASLKKLIKFINDGHYDIVHTHGARANLFLSLIHKRISAVWCVTVHSNPYLDFEGRGFLGKVFTKFNLRALKKADCIFAVTKRFANLLVNQTQLDKNKVHVIYNGIFFHNDSEIPAKYEHTYFNVINVARTEKVKGQELLLKAVKKLNDQHIRLHIAGDGSQLEPLKALTRQLNMAPQVTFHGFMTHHQLSGLYKRIDLAVLTSYSESFPLVLLEATDNLIPILSTDVGDIHKMIPGPKYGFIAKTGDIDSIAKQLELAVNKTTKQLREMAYTEKRYAEEHFSVKNQLADIEKVYSTLI